A genomic stretch from Helianthus annuus cultivar XRQ/B chromosome 1, HanXRQr2.0-SUNRISE, whole genome shotgun sequence includes:
- the LOC110881889 gene encoding protein NUCLEAR FUSION DEFECTIVE 6, mitochondrial isoform X2: MATAAAAARSVFRSTTVRHAAARIASQSKSARSTFPIPNRNSLSNRIFRCPVEMSACLESLQPFHTATASSLMTSMLTLSRNGYGWLPEGVDKTR; the protein is encoded by the exons ATGGCGACTGCAGCGGCGGCAGCTCGATCTGTTTTCCGATCAACCACCGTCCGTCACGCGGCGGCGCGTATAGCCTCCCAATCCAAATCTGCACGCTCCACCTTTCCTATCCCTAATCGGAATTCCTTATCTAATCGCATTTTCCG TTGTCCAGTGGAAATGAGTGCTTGTTTGGAATCACTGCAACCTTTTCACACTGCCACTGCTTCATCCTTGATGACCTCCATGCTTACTCTTTCAAGAAATGGTTATGGTTGGCTCCCTGAAG
- the LOC110881889 gene encoding protein NUCLEAR FUSION DEFECTIVE 6, mitochondrial isoform X1, with the protein MATAAAAARSVFRSTTVRHAAARIASQSKSARSTFPIPNRNSLSNRIFRCPVEMSACLESLQPFHTATASSLMTSMLTLSRNGYGWLPEACNNDA; encoded by the exons ATGGCGACTGCAGCGGCGGCAGCTCGATCTGTTTTCCGATCAACCACCGTCCGTCACGCGGCGGCGCGTATAGCCTCCCAATCCAAATCTGCACGCTCCACCTTTCCTATCCCTAATCGGAATTCCTTATCTAATCGCATTTTCCG TTGTCCAGTGGAAATGAGTGCTTGTTTGGAATCACTGCAACCTTTTCACACTGCCACTGCTTCATCCTTGATGACCTCCATGCTTACTCTTTCAAGAAATGGTTATGGTTGGCTCCCTGAAG
- the LOC110881889 gene encoding protein NUCLEAR FUSION DEFECTIVE 6, mitochondrial isoform X3 has product MATAAAAARSVFRSTTVRHAAARIASQSKSARSTFPIPNRNSLSNRIFRCPVEMSACLESLQPFHTATASSLMTSMLTLSRNGYGWLPEACNDDV; this is encoded by the exons ATGGCGACTGCAGCGGCGGCAGCTCGATCTGTTTTCCGATCAACCACCGTCCGTCACGCGGCGGCGCGTATAGCCTCCCAATCCAAATCTGCACGCTCCACCTTTCCTATCCCTAATCGGAATTCCTTATCTAATCGCATTTTCCG TTGTCCAGTGGAAATGAGTGCTTGTTTGGAATCACTGCAACCTTTTCACACTGCCACTGCTTCATCCTTGATGACCTCCATGCTTACTCTTTCAAGAAATGGTTATGGTTGGCTCCCTGAAG
- the LOC110881889 gene encoding protein NUCLEAR FUSION DEFECTIVE 6, mitochondrial isoform X4, with protein MATAAAAARSVFRSTTVRHAAARIASQSKSARSTFPIPNRNSLSNRIFRCPVEMSACLESLQPFHTATASSLMTSMLTLSRNGYGWLPEGI; from the exons ATGGCGACTGCAGCGGCGGCAGCTCGATCTGTTTTCCGATCAACCACCGTCCGTCACGCGGCGGCGCGTATAGCCTCCCAATCCAAATCTGCACGCTCCACCTTTCCTATCCCTAATCGGAATTCCTTATCTAATCGCATTTTCCG TTGTCCAGTGGAAATGAGTGCTTGTTTGGAATCACTGCAACCTTTTCACACTGCCACTGCTTCATCCTTGATGACCTCCATGCTTACTCTTTCAAGAAATGGTTATGGTTGGCTCCCTGAAG